From one Aspergillus fumigatus Af293 chromosome 8, whole genome shotgun sequence genomic stretch:
- a CDS encoding putative DNA mismatch repair protein: MPIKALPQTTVRAIGSTSVISDPCSIVKELLDNSLDAHATAISVEISQNTVDVIQVKDNGHGIPAEDHPFVCRRAFTSKIATVEDLRKLGGKSLGFRGEALASAAEVCGGVTVTTRVEADPVGFCIKYGRNGELISTQRASHPVGTTVRVTDLFKSIPVRRQTVLKSTAKTVAKIKKIVQSYAIAQPTIRLSLKVLKAANEKANWVFAPGKNASLTDAALKVAGTEVASACVTKPWPCANESGEESRVVNGSSFQLMALLADPGSDFSKVNNAGQFFSVDGRPLSASRGIGQEISKLYKTYLRAAASRSGGFPYISDPFLCLQIRCPEASYDVNVEPAKDDVLFENQQDLLSLAEELFKDVYGETLDRHEKHKSSSKGKERMVNSDAFELLLARKDSTECSAETVSEGNKPPSFVTASSLFHMRSSPKHGRHEQRLFSDGSPGASGYTRTRDLEGLNPWSVTRLYAPSGALSHKTPARVLTGSARLPPAAQEQESRSMTESSPLRLASSASPSTSTPGSNRLSHSPAESHSSASVSDLAQTSPITPLHGPSVRSRALRQRDRERYGNGALDTWFMKTTQASSRQEPVEQCPENEHDEPPLSQLAEDRFAQRERPPATSDTATPRGSAVAAGSLEPSEDETSVVSRSRASEPASRRLDQWSAKLHRLASADHNLELERALDFEKRKREVITRLREQRKDASAANSPHVSRYLAAKAALQPDVNNNNAGPAPPISETDNPSPRLNPHDPRSYLMRNKPSHDKRRLASDPAKIRRIQTNKLPFEKIPDGCELHDLCLVQSADISLISETFCNLYEHDLYIREGDNFAGFTDADLQSLSLWESQLSSLIKQQFRTTDGSDMPTIQINFDLHQHLSDFDMESSSASA, from the exons ATGCCGATCAAGGCCCTTCCCCAGACCACTGTTCGAGCAATTGGCTCAACTTCAGTCATTTCAGACCCCTGCTCCATTGTCAAGGAGTTGCTGGACAATTCACTTGATGCACACGCCACTGCAATTTCTGTAGAAATCTCCCAGAACACAGTCGATGTGATCCAAGTGAAGGACAATGGACATGGGATTCCAGCCGAAGATCATCCTTTCGTCTGTAGACGTGCCTTTACTAGCAAGATCGCGACTGTCGAGGATCTGAGGAAACTCGGCGGAAAATCGCTAGGCTTTAGAGGTGAAGCGTTAGCAAGTGCTGCCGAAGTTTGCGGAGGAGTGACAGTTACCACCAGAGTTGAAGCGGACCCTGTTGGCTTCTGCATCAAATATGGGCGAAATGGGGAGCTCATCAG TACTCAACGTGCCTCGCACCCAGTCGGTACAACGGTGCGAGTTACGGATCTCTTCAAGAGCATACCAGTCCGCAGGCAAACAGTATTGAAAAGCACCGCAAAGACAGTAGCCAAGATTAAAAAGATCGTACAGTCATATGCTATCGCTCAGCCCACTATTAGGCTCTCCCTGAAGGTTCTTAAAGCTGCTAACGAAAAGGCCAACTGGGTCTTCGCCCCTGGAAAAAATGCCTCGCTTACGGACGCAGCACTCAAAGTTGCCGGCACTGAGGTCGCTTCTGCTTGCGTAACCAAGCCGTGGCCGTGCGCAAACGAGTCCGGTGAGGAATCTAGAGTTGTCAATGGCTCTTCTTTTCAGCTGATGGCCCTACTTGCGGATCCTGGATCAG ATTTCTCCAAAGTGAACAATGCAGGACAGTTTTTCAGTGTGGACGGCAGACCTCTCTCAGCATCCCGAGGCATTGGACAGGAGATCTCAAAACTGTACAAGACCTATCTGCGAGCCGCTGCTTCCCGTAGCGGCGGGTTCCCATACATATCAGATCCATTCCTTTGCTTGCAGATCCGCTGCCCAGAAGCCAGCTACGATGTGAATGTTGAACCGGCCAAGGACGATGTTTTATTCGAGAATCAGCAAGACCTTCTCTCGCTTGCAGAAGAACTCTTCAAGGACGTTTACGGTGAAACCCTGGACAGGCACGAGAAGCACAAAAGCTCCTccaaagggaaagaaaggatgGTAAATAGTGATGCCTTCGAACTACTTTTAGCTCGTAAAGACAGCACTGAATGTTCTGCCGAGACTGTGAGTGAGGGCAACAAGCCACCAAGCTTCGTCACGGCTAGTTCGCTTTTCCACATGAGGAGCAGTCCGAAGCATGGCCGACACGAACAGCGATTATTCTCCGATGGAAGTCCAGGAGCGTCCGGATACACGCGAACCAGAGATCTAGAGGGTCTCAACCCATGGTCAGTGACGCGACTGTATGCTCCTTCTGGAGCTCTATCTCATAAAACTCCGGCGAGGGTTCTAACAGGCTCCGCACGGCTGCCTCCTGCCGCGCAGGAACAAGAATCCAGGTCTATGACCGAGTCATCTCCGTTGCGCTTAGCAAGTTCCGCTTCGCCGAGTACATCCACGCCTGGTTCGAATCGACTGTCACACTCTCCAGCCGAGTCTcactcttctgcttcggtcTCCGACCTGGCACAAACTTCTCCAATCACGCCATTACACGGCCCCTCTGTACGATCAAGAGCCCTAAGGCAACGCGACAGGGAGCGTTACGGTAATGGTGCTCTTGATACATGGTTTATGAAGACCACACAAGCATCATCCCGTCAAGAGCCGGTTGAGCAGTGTCCGGAAAACGAACATGATGAGCCTCCGTTGTCGCAGCTGGCGGAGGACCGATTCGCACAACGTGAACGTCCGCCGGCCACTTCAGACACAGCGACCCCTCGGGGTTCCGCTGTGGCAGCAGGAAGCCTAGAACCATCTGAGGACGAGACGTCAGTCGTCAGCCGGAGTCGTGCCTCAGAGCCTGCATCGAGACGGCTGGACCAATGGTCTGCAAAACTGCACAGACTTGCGAGTGCTGACCATAACCTCGAGTTGGAAAGAGCACttgactttgagaagcgcaagagagaaGTGATCACAAGGCTCCGCGAGCAGAGAAAGGATGCGTCCGCTGCAAATTCACCTCATGTGAGCAGATATCTTGCTGCCAAAGCCGCTTTGCAGCCCGATGTCAATAACAACAATGCGGGGCCAGCGCCACCGATCTCTGAAACTGACAACCCAAGTCCTCGTCTAAACCCGCATGATCCGAGGTCTTATCTCATGCGCAATAAACCCTCCCATGACAAAAGGAGGCTTGCCTCAGACCCAGCCAAAATCCGACGAATTCAAACAAACAAGTTGCCTTTCGAGAAGATACCCGACGGGTGCGAATTGCATGATTTATGCCTGGTGCAGTCTGCAGACATCTCCCTGATTTCCGAGACCTTTTGCAATCTCTATGAACATGATCTATATATACGAGAGGGCGATAATTTTGCAGGGTTTACTGACGCGGATCTGCAGTCCCTGAGCTTGTGGGAGAGCCAATTGTCCTCGTTAATCAAGCAACAATTCCGAACTACAGACGGTTCAGACATGCCTACCATTCAGATAAACTTCGATCTACATCAGCATCTGAGTGATTTTGACATGGAGagctcatctgcatctgcatga
- a CDS encoding ankyrin repeat domain-containing protein, with product MLNRLLPHQVSINNTSATDGGQTFAGVNFGSVSFAGTESCATVSEEKASRCRNALFLSDPYVDRECLISEKGTRVAGTCEWITQHESYRAWLYGDTPFLWISGGPGRGKTMLSIFLTEELERVVQNVEDANLIFSFCTHKDEKHNTAVAIIRGLVYQIVTHRPKLIKHVLPSFETPEKARQTLSSLDALWVIFRRLVQDIDIGTTFCVIDGLDECDEAALSVLVPKLADIFSLESSQPATRLFKMVVISRDIPGLRGSLQVKLDPDNDERVASDIKLFIASRVAELSRMEGFNDEFVTTVQTSLLERSEGTFLWVGFIMKELSRKRTCTEVLETLGSLPSGLPALYSRMLLQIESKHRAISSVILRWVTMAARPLTLQELAAVVGIRSSNLITAQQAIRDRITLCGLFLKIQGQEVVLVHQSARDYLLRKEPDSDIVLEYFRIKSEEAHLMLAQACLDCLAHSSLQYEPLDLNNESYSQESPLLNYAAFHWPVHAQRSSVLAVQLLGFSKTFFHEDSDLRKNWMPSFNKSVDKKDARGRTALYWASSKGHEAVVRLLIERGANVRVKDKLGLTALYQASSSGHEAVVKLLLEHGADVNARSASKGWTALFEAASNGHKAVVQLLLDCGADVNMKDENGRTPLYQAASRGHEAVAGLLVGHGADINARDNDGQTALFRASSNGDEAVVQLLVNRKANVNVADYFRGMTPLSQAASRGHEGVVSLLLDHGADINAKDSGEWTALDVAAFKGHEEVTGYGFEYACTEFSTVLLCCHSTFSKVGRV from the exons ATGTTAAACAGATTGCTTCCTCACCAAGTCAGTATCAACAACACGTCCGCAACTGATGGCGGGCAGACCTTTGCGGGAGTCAATTTTGGTTCTGTTTCTTTTGCAGGCACTGAGAGTTGCGCAA CCGTTTCTGAAGAGAAAGCCAGCCGCTGTCGAAATGCCCTCTTCCTCTCAGACCCATATGTTGATCGAGAGTGCCTTATAAGTGAGAAAGGAACGAGAGTCGCTGGCACCTGTGAATGGATCACACAACATGAGAGCTACCGGGCCTGGCTGTATGGCGACACGCCCTTTCTCTGGATATCTGGGGGCCCTGGCAGGGGGAAAACTATGCTTTCCATCTTCCTTACTGAAGAACTAGAGAGAGTTGTGCAGAATGTGGAAGATGCAAATCTGATATTCTCTTTCTGTACCCATAAGGATGAGAAGCACAATACTGCCGTCGCCATTATCCGGGGGCTGGTGTATCAGATTGTCACACACCGTCCAAAGCTGATCAAGCATGTATTACCGTCCTTTGAAACCCCTGAAAAGGCTCGCCAAACCCTATCCTCTCTGGATGCCCTTTGGGTGATTTTCAGAAGACTGGTCCAAGATATCGACATCGGTACAACATTCTGCGTGATTGACGGACTTGATGAGTGCGACGAAGCTGCCTTAAGTGTACTAGTGCCAAAGCTGGCCGACATTTTTTCCCTGGAATCATCACAACCGGCTACCAGACTATTCAAAATGGTGGTTATCAGCCGTGATATACCTGGTTTACGAGGCTCTCTCCAAGTAAAGCTCGATCCTGATAATGACGAGCGAGTCGCCAGCGACATTAAACTATTTATCGCCTCTCGAGTCGCAGAGCTATCAAGAATGGAAGGATTTAATGATGAGTTTGTTACAACTGTACAGACAAGTCTTCTTGAACGCTCCGAGGGAACCTTTTTATGGGTCGGTTTCATTATGAAAGAGCTATCTCGAAAACGAACATGCACGGAAGTGCTTGAAACTCTTGGAAGTCTTCCCAGCGGCCTTCCCGCGTTATACAGCCGCATGCTATTGCAGATTGAAAGCAAACATCGAGCTATCAGTTCTGTAATCTTGCGATGGGTTACAATGGCTGCTCGCCCTCTAACATTACAGGAACTGGCAGCTGTGGTGGGTATTCGATCCTCTAATCTGATTACTGCACAGCAAGCTATCCGTGATCGAATCACTCTCTGCGGGCTTTTCCTTAAGATACAGGGGCAAGAAGTTGTCCTTGTCCATCAGTCGGCTCGCGATTATCTCTTGCGAAAGGAGCCGGACAGTGATATCGTGTTGGAATATTTTCGGATCAAGTCAGAGGAAGCACATCTAATGCTAGCTCAGGCCTGCCTTGATTGTCTTGCACACAGCAGTCTGCAGTACGAACCCCTAGATCTAAATAATGAGTCCTATTCGCAGGAGTCTCCTCTCTTGAATTACGCAGCGTTTCACTGGCCTGTGCACGCACAGCGCTCGTCTGTGCTCGCAGTACAACTCTTGGGCTTCTCGAAGACGTTTTTCCATGAGGATTCTGATCTGCGGAAGAATTG GATGCCCAGTTTCAACAAATCCgtggacaagaaggatgCACGGGGGCGGACGGCACTATACTGGGCATCTTCCAAGGGGCACGAAGCGGTAGTACGGCTGTTGATTGAACGGGGAGCGAACGTCAGAGTGAAGGACAAACTGGGTCTGACAGCGCTGTACCAGGCATCTTCAAGTGGACATGAGGCAGTAGTGAAGCTGCTACTTGAGCATGGGGCAGATGTCAATGCAAGGAGCGCGTCTAAAGGGTGGACAGCACTCTTTGAAGCAGCTTCTAATGGCCATAAAGCTGTGGTGCAGCTGCTGCTTGACTGCGGGGCAGACGTCAACATGAAAGATGAGAATGGGCGGACGCCGCTGTATCAGGCAGCATCCAGAGGACATGAGGCAGTGGCAGGGCTGCTAGTTGGCCATGGAGCTGATATCAATGCAAGAGATAATGATGGGCAGACAGCACTGTTCCGGGCGTCTTCCAATGGTGATGAGGCTGTGGTGCAGTTGCTGGTCAACCGCAAAGCAAATGTCAACGTGGCGGACTACTTTCGCGGGATGACACCGCTATCCCAGGCAGCTTCCAGAGGTCATGAAGGGGTAGTGTCCTTGCTACTTGACCATGGAGCAGACATCAATGCAAAGGACAGTGGCGAGTGGACGGCACTGGATGTAGCGGCATTCAAAGGGCATGAGGAGGTT ACTGGATATGGCTTCGAGTATGCGTGTACAGAATTTTCAACAGTATTGTTATGCTGCCACTCGACGTTCAGCAAAGTCGGAAGAGTCTGA
- a CDS encoding DUF1295 domain protein: MQFGAKPLVDVDRWPYERSHLGLNTSDVGIFKSTILPSFALHSSFSVAAYALSRATDRGEIKDYVWPLSQVANAWWSAVGEPMYLNNLTFSSALNAIPWTEKVLLSCVTAWGSRLFYRIVSRSLARGRDDPRYEELKAKDPGFWNSALLKSYLPEAAFLTLITLPFTLPFRMSWSSVSFDAETSGMLRALGVGLFTAGFAMEALADAQLELHRKERDDLCRHGVWSIVRHPNYLGDALVHLSFVVLNAANTFNPLVLLGPVANYVFLRFVGGDAQNEASQEERYRMQDPHKYAQLLAWRREKNSFWPGLSELANPWTWAVVASGLVGVVVEEMVRSSLGQ, translated from the exons ATGCAGTTCGGAGCAAAGCCGTTGGTCGACGTCGACCGATGGCCATACGAACGCTCCCACCTCGGACTCAACACTAGCGATGTCGGCATCTTCAAATCAACCATCCTCCCCTCATTCGCGCTGcactccagcttctccgTAGCAGCCTACGCCCTCTCCAGAGCAACCGACCGCGGCGAAATCAAAGACTACGTCTGGCCCCTCAGCCAAGTCGCCAACGCCTGGTGGAGCGCCGTCGGCGAACCAATGTACCTCAATAAcctcaccttctccagcgccCTCAACGCCATCCCCTGGACCGAAAAGGTTCTGCTATCCTGCGTCACAGCCTGGGGCAGTCGACTCTTCTACCGCATCGTGTCGCGCTCGCTCGCCCGCGGCAGAGACGACCCGCGCTACGAGgagctcaaggccaaggaccCCGGATTCTGGAACTCGGCGCTCCTCAAATCGTATCTCCCCGAAGCGGCCTTCCTGACTCTCATCACGCTGCCCTTCACGCTTCCCTTCCGGATGAGCTGGTCGAGCGTGTCGTTCGACGCAGAGACGTCCGGCATGCTTCGCGCCCTCGGTGTCGGGCTCTTCACCGCGGGCTTCGCGATGGAGGCTCTGGCCGATgcgcagctggagctgcaCCGCAAGGAGCGCGATGATCTCTGCCGCCATGGCGTGTGGAGCATCGTCCGTCATCCAAA CTACCTGGGCGACGCTCTCGTGCACCTCTCGTTCGTTGTGCTCAACGCGGCAAACACATTCAATCCGCTTGTCCTGCTTGGTCCGGTTGCGAACTACGTCTTCTTACGGTTTGTAGGCGGCGATGCACAGAATGAGGCGAGCCAGGAGGAGAGGTACAGAATGCAGGACCCCCACAAGTATGCGCAGCTGCTGGCGTGGCGACGAGAGAAGAACAGCTTCTGGCCTGGGTTGTCCGAGCTGGCGAATCCGTGGACGTGGGCTGTTGTTGCTAGTGGGCTCGTGGGCgttgttgttgaggagatggtgcGCTCCTCGTTGGGTCAGTAG
- the finA gene encoding Zn(II)2Cys6 transcription factor domain-containing protein — MLLSGIAPKKEKKHGQAIQPTADCALASASSQPGLLHNIELQETPFMQVLFILLLLLSIYRSCLSSRDGKPIASSLNRRRQCWECRRRRLVCDFSLPGCRKCYTAGVECPGYDEKKPLKWVTTCEVDIPASEEDCSAELGCRSIDVISQMYGDSFFPVLLSPPAVLADIIRINHLRVQAFSHSSTESEGKALALLGRITAVSPEQRAISCVSPEKGIIFGHVYRSAVILYCTLSLQSLCILPQTAQLRSMTVTHAKELSSYLNQACGAPGKCMLWPLVVTAVCAQGNLDMQQFVNRQLSTLGTDIGTPLPLLAAVVSRRFWESKSRTWDACFDRPY, encoded by the exons ATGCTGCTATCGGGGATCGCTccaaaaaaggaaaaaaagcaTGGCCAAGCAATTCAGCCGACAGCTGACTGTGCCTTGGCGTCAGCGTCATCACAGCCTGGTCTGCTTCACAACATTGAATTGCAAGAGACGCCGTTTATGCAGGTCTTGttcattcttctccttttgttGTCGATTTATCGAAGTTGTTTGTCTAGCCGAGATGGAAAACCAATTGCTTCATCCCTAAACAGACGCCGGCAATGCTGGGAATGCCGTCGCCGCCGACTAGTCTGCGACTTCTCACTCCCCGGGTGCCGCAAATGCTATACTGCTGGGGTCGAGTGTCCTGGCTacgacgagaagaagccgcTCAAGTGGGTTACAACGTGTGAGGTTGACATCCCGGCCTCGGAAGAAGACTGTTCAGCAGA GCTCGGATGTCGGTCGATCGACGTGATCTCGCAGATGTACGGGGACAGCTTCTTCCCTGTTCTCCTCTCTCCACCTGCAGTTTTGGCAGATATTATCCGGATCAATCATCTCCGAGTGCAGGCCTTCTCGCATTCATCCACCGAGTCGGAAGGAAAAGCTCTGGCCTTGCTAGGCAGGATCACGGCCGTTTCGCCAGAGCAGCGGGCCATTTCTTGCGTTTCCCCCGAAAAGGGAATAATTTTTGGTCATGTTTACCGCTCTGCAGTGATCCTGTACTGCACGTTGTCTCTCCAGAGTCTCTGCATCCTACCACAGACGGCACAGCTTAGATCAATGACGGTAACACATGCAAAAGAGCTCTCCTCGTATCTAAATCAGGCGTGCGGGGCACCTGGGAAGTGCATGCTCTGGCCGCTCGTTGTGACCGCAGTGTGCGCTCAGGGCAACCTGGACATGCAACAGTTTGTCAATCGACAGCTCTCCACTTTGGGAACGGACATCGGGACTCCCTTACCTCTGCTGGCGGCAGTTGTTTCCAGGAGATTCTGGGAGAGTAAGAGCAGAACCTGGGATGCTTGCTTTGACCGACCATACTGA
- a CDS encoding D-isomer specific 2-hydroxyacid dehydrogenase family protein, with amino-acid sequence MAILSSPSRYLQLLATIAHLDILSQAIWRLGCRVLTTGKMGDAALVKEQLLIAFMHDLPATIIEDIRAKFPTAEITIIHLERMAPIPSEYARKATIIVTFTNLPNIEDSANIKLIHTLSAGVDHLLTHPILKDSKIPISTSSGIHGPPIAEWTVLNWLAASKGFVRTYENQKQHVWGNVDEYMYGLHDQVGKKVGILGYGSIGRQIARVAVALGMTVHAYTASPRPTPESRRDTGYIIPGTGDKDGSIPVSWHHGTDKASIHSFLRLGLDHLVVCVPLTAQTHHLLGAEEFAVLSSHIPAGHPKPYLTNIARGKVIDQEALIASLRSGELSGAALDVTDPEPLPADHPLWDLPNVRISPHISSLGKEYFPRSLDIARENMWRLERGEPLVNEYKRTRGY; translated from the exons ATGGCGATTCTATCATCTCCTTCGCGATATTTGCAATTATTGGCGACAATTGCTCATCTGGACATTCTGAGCCAGGCAATCTGG CGTTTGGGGTGTCGAGTGTTGACAACGGGAAAAATGGGTGATGCAGCTTTAGTCAAGGAGCAGTTGCTCATAGCTTTCATGCATGACCTACCTGCAACCATAATTGAAGATATCCGTGCCAAATTTCCCACCGCCGAGATTACCATCATTCACCTGGAGAGAATGGCTCCGATCCCGAGTG AATATGCGCGGAAAGCTACCATTATTGTGACTTTTACCAACTTGCCGAATATTGAGGACTCTGCCAA TATCAAGCTGATCCATACCCTCTCGGCCGGAGTCGACCATCTCTTGACCCATCCTATCCTCAAAGACAGCAAGATAcccatcagcaccagctcGGGGATTCATGGACCTCCGATTGCCGAATGGACGGTATTGAACTGGCTCGCAGCATCGAAAGGGTTTGTTCGGACGTACGAGAATCAAAAGCAGCATGTCTGGGGGAACGTGGATGAATACATGTATGGGCTGCATGACCAGGTTGGGAAGAAGGTGGGCATTCTGGGATACGGGAGTATCGGACGACAGA TCGCCCGTGTCGCTGTCGCTCTAGGAATGACAGTCCACGCATATACGGCTTCTCCTCGCCCCACTCCCGAGTCCCGTCGCGATACTGGCTACATTATCCCTGGCACCGGCGACAAGGACGGCTCAATACCGGTGTCCTGGCATCACGGCACCGACAAGGCATCTATCCACTCATTCCTCAGGCTCGGATTGGACCATCTGGTAGTCTGTGTGCCATTAACGGCGCAAacacatcatctcctcggaGCCGAAGAATTCGCCGTCTTATCCTCACACATACCCGCCGGACATCCCAAGCCATATCTGACCAACATTGCACGCGGCAAGGTCATCGACCAAGAGGCACTGATCGCGTCTCTCCGCTCGGGTGAGTTGAGCGGGGCAGCGCTAGATGTCACCGATCCAGAACCGCTCCCCGCAGATCATCCGCTATGGGATCTGCCAAACGTGCGGATCAGTCCTCATATCAGTTCCCTGGGCAAGGAATATTTCCCCCGGTCCTTGGATATTGCCAGGGAGAATATGTGGCGATTGGAGAGGGGAGAGCCACTGGTCAATGAGTACAAACGGACGAGGGGATACTAA
- a CDS encoding Zn(II)2Cys6 transcription factor domain-containing protein — translation MVHPRRPHRKSRNGCIECKRRHIKCDESRPVCANCNISNRHCSYEDLVSKAYTLVKSPSKLPTSRGPKGADKTTLKSPSRSSIDAGTANDSLPVNKLHLELFHHFISEILTVVGFERLSDGCSTVKMIKIILTAPFLMNQILAFAALHLSIIRPLQRKFYRDHAAQLQTHALSEFNGANMDLTPDTCLPMFLFSSILALHMLSEKLVYCKDAFEDFLDDFIQSLRLYRGVRAVTNQSWHLLRESPLKSVLEVEAHALDQGVSEHECLELMSRIESSPLDSNIKDIYRQAIEYLQKAINASHTHPSKLSTIGPILSWPVIIPDQYIDFLSERRPQALVILSYFGALLHLHRDMWTFGDGGLYIISSVKGYLGPSWADWLRWPNQVMDEPSIMSEIDGYPTHK, via the exons ATGGTCCATCCCAGGAGACCCCATAGGAAGTCAAGGAATGGTTGCATCGAATGCAAGCGCCGTCATATCAAG TGCGATGAGAGCCGTCCAGTATGTGCGAATTGCAATATTTCGAACCGTCACTGCTCGTATGAAGATCTAGTGTCGAAAGCATATACTTTGGTGAAGTCGCCCTCGAAGTTACCGACTTCGCGTGGTCCCAAGGGCGCCGATAAAACGACTCTCAAATCACCATCACGCAGCTCCATTGATGCTGGGACAGCCAACGATAGCCTGCCAGTCAACAAGCTGCACCTAGAGTTATTCCACCACTTTATCTCCGAGATCCTGACAGTCGTTGGCTTCGAAAGGCTTTCTGATGGATGCTCTACTGTCAAGATGATCAAAATTATATTGACCGCCCCATTCCTGATGAACCAGATCCTCGCCTTCGCTGCATTGCATCTCAGCATTATCCGACCACTCCAGCGGAAATTCTACAGAGACCACGCAGCCCAGCTACAAACTCATGCGTTATCTGAATTTAACGGTGCAAACATGGATCTCACTCCCGACACATGCCTCCCCATgtttctcttttcctccatCCTCGCACTGCACATGCTCAGCGAGAAGCTGGTATACTGCAAAGACGCCTTTGAAGACTTTCTCGATGACTTCATCCAGTCCCTGCGGCTGTATCGCGGCGTCCGTGCTGTCACCAATCAGTCCTGGCATCTGCTTCGGGAATCACCTCTTAAGTCCGTACTCGAAGTCGAAGCGCATGCCCTGGACCAAGGAGTGTCCGAGCACGAGTGCCTCGAGCTCATGTCTCGGATTGAAAGCAGCCCCCTTGATTCAAATATCAAGGACATATACCGACAAGCAATTGAGTACCTGCAGAAGGCAATCAATGCAAGCCACACGCACCCCTCGAAACTATCTACAATTGGCCCCATCCTGTCCTGGCCGGTCATAATCCCTGATCAGTACATAGATTTTCTATCAGAGCGCCGCCCCCAAGCactcgtcatcctctcctACTTCGGTGCTCTTTTGCACTTGCACCGTGATATGTGGACATTCGGTGACGGAGGTCTGTATATTATATCATCCGTCAAGGGCTACCTGGGACCTTCCTGGGCGGATTGGTTGCGTTGGCCGAACCAGGTGATGGATGAGCCCTCAATAATGTCTGAAATCGATGGATATCCGACCCACAAATGA
- a CDS encoding cytochrome and DOMON domain-containing protein, producing the protein MHWNRLLHLALGADVIAPLAAAQIYSFSPASDIVYRVVVPESTASSNSGPIYFQIRAPTSYQWVTLGQGSQMAGSNMFVMYAASSNNVTLSPRSGSGRFLPSYNPGAQIELLDGTGISNGYMTANVRCDNCLQWTGGSLDPSSSSSSWIWAEKQGPAIDSNDPRYAITRHDSRGVHTINMSQARAANVDASNPFAGQNAASTPETVTTGGTTASESDSILIAHAVLMSVAFVVFFPSFAISIRIIPNSTVVSRIHAPLQLLTLAMALAGLGLGVYLGVDTNQMDKYHPIIGLVVVGMLLLFQPLMGFLQHMHFRRTGGKSLFAYVHRWLGRTLIALGIINGGLGFLLTKNAGNAAPKGAVIAYSVVAGVVGLAYITFVIVLPFRSKKSAAPQKVTSLNGSGEGIAMQERNGASD; encoded by the exons ATGCATTGGAACAGACTCCTGCATCTGGCACTTG GTGCTGACGTGATAGCGCCCCTTGCCGCCGCCCAAATctactctttctctcccgCAAGCGATATCGTCTATAGGGTGGTAGTACCGGAAAGCACAGCTTCGTCCAACTCCGGGCCAATCTACTTCCAAATCCGTGCGCCCACTTCGTACCAATGGGTGACTCTTGGCCAAGGCTCGCAAATGGCGGGCTCTAACATGTTCGTCATGTACGCCGCCTCTTCCAACAACGTCACCCTCTCTCCTCGGTCTGGCAGCGGCCGCTTCCTGCCAAGCTACAACCCCGGTGCGCAGATCGAGCTCCTAGACGGTACTGGGATCAGCAACGGGTACATGACTGCCAATGTGCGCTGCGATAACTGCCTTCAATGGACCGGTGGCTCTCTGGATCCGTCCAGCAGCTCAAGTAGCTGGATCTGGGCAGAGAAGCAGGGTCCCGCGATCGACTCCAACGATCCCAGGTACGCTATCACGCGGCATGATTCCCGCGGCGTGCACACCATCAACATGTCACAGGCCCGCGCGGCCAACGTGGATGCATCGAACCCGTTCGCGGGGCAGAACGCGGCCTCAACCCCAGAGACAGTTACAACAGGAGGGACCACAGCCTCCGAATCAGACTCGATATTAATAGCCCATGCCGTCCTCATGAGCGTCGCCTTTGTCGTGTTCTTCCCGTCCTTTGCTATCTCAATTCGCATCATCCCCAACTCCACGGTCGTCTCGCGCATCCACGCTCCACTGCAACTGCTCACCCTGGCTATGGCCCTCGCTGGCCTCGGACTGGGAGTCTACCTCGGCGTCGATACAAACCAAATGGACAAGTACCACCCAATCATTGGGCTGGTCGTTGTCGGcatgctgctgctcttccagccCCTGATGGGCTTCCTCCAGCATATGCATTTCCGTCGCACGGGCGGGAAGAGCCTCTTCGCGTACGTGCACCGCTGGCTAGGCCGGACCCTGATTGCCcttggcatcatcaacggcggGTTAGGGTTCCTGCTTACCAAGAATGCGGGCAACGCTGCCCCCAAGGGCGCGGTCATCGCCTACTCGGTTGTTGCCGGCGTGGTTGGCCTGGCGTATATTACTTTTGTGATTGTGCTTCCGTTCAGGTCGAAGAAGAGTGCTGCGCCGCAGAAGGTGACATCGTTGAATGGGTCCGGTGAGGGAATTGCTATGCAGGAGAGGAACGGTGCCAGTGATTGA